The stretch of DNA AAATGTCTGCCGGGAGACCCGATCGCCAACGATGAGATGGAAGCCTATCTAGGCCAGGTAGGCGATCGCCCCTCCCGAGTCAAGGCCCGCATTCTCAAAAGCAACGGCATTCAGCAGCGCTACTACGCCCTCGATCGCCAGCAGCAGACCACCCTCAGCAATAGCCAGATGGCGGCAGCCGCGGTGCGAGACACTTTGGCCCAGGCTGAGCTAGACCCCAAGACCATTGATCTGTTAGCCTGCGCCACCACCTGGCCCGACCTGCTGGTGCCGGGCTTTGCCAGTATGGTGCATGGGGAACTGCCGGAGCTGGCCTCGGTAGAGGCGACCTCTCACCAGGGGGTGTGCTGCGCTGGCGTGGCGGCGCTCAAATACGCGGCGGCCCAGGTGCAGCTGAGTCAAAAGCGGCAGGCGATCGCGGTGGCCTCAGAACTGGCCTCGCGGTTGTTTAAGCACACCCGGTTTGAGGCCGAAACCGCCCATCAAGCGCGGGCTGCCCTGCCCTTCGACACCGAGTTTCTGCGGTGGATGCTGTCGGATGGCGCGGGGGCCTGCTTGGTCAGCGATCGCCCCAGCGCTAGCGGCCTCAGCCTCAAAGTCGAGTGGATTGAGTCGGTCTCCCACGCCAACTCCCATCCGCTGTGCATGTATGCCGGGGTCGATACCCCCACGGCGCTGACCAGCTGGATGGACTTTCCCGATCAGGGGGCAGCGGCAGCGGCAGGAGCACTCAACCTGCGCCAAAATATTCGTCTGCTCGACCAGGTTGTGCAGCTGGGCGTGGAGGGCTGGATCAGGCTGATCGAAGCTGGTCGGGTGCACCCCGACCAGGTGGACTGGCTGCTGTGCCACTACTCGTCACATTTCTTTCGCAGTCAAATCATCAATCTGCTTGAACAGGCGGGCTGCATGATTCCTGAGGAGCGGTGGTTTACCAACCTCTACACCCGGGGCAACACCGGCTGCGCTTCAATCTACCTGATGCTGGAGGAGTTATTTAACTCGGGCAAGCTGTGGCCAGGGCAGCAGATCTTTTGCTTTGTGCCCGAAAGTGGCCGGTTCACGACCGCCTACATGCTGCTGACGGTGGTGGAGGCGACTGGGCCAAGCCAGGATTTTAACGCCACGCTGCTGCCGGCCACTGCGGCGATCGCCTCCCCTGACCGTCCCCCCTCAGCAACCGCTGCCCTGGAAACCGAAACCCCTGACACAGTCTCTGAAGCGCTGTTGCGCCAGCTGATGCTGGTGTGGCTGACCTTTGAGCGAGAGCTGCGGTCCGTCCCCATCGTCAGGCGATTGCACCGGGGGGAGTTTACCCTCGCAGACTACCGGGCGCTGCTGCGAGCCTTGCGCCCCCAGGTGGTCGATGGCGCCCGGTGGATTGCCCGAGCCGCGTCAAATATGACTGACTTTGAGCTGCGATCGCACCTGATCGGCCACGCCCGCGACGAGCACCGCGACTTTCAAATGCTGGAGCGCGACTACGTCTCGGTCGGGGGGCAGCTCGAAGAGATTCTGGAGGCTGAGCAAAACATTGGTTCAGAAGCCCTATCTTCCTTTATTTTCCAGCGCGCTTCCCGCGAAAACCCGATTGATCTACTGGGCAGCATCTTCATTGTGGAGGGGCTGGGCAACCGCATGGCGGGCCAGTGGGCTGCGCTCATTCAACAAAGCCTGGGGTTAGATAAGACCCAGATCTCCTTCCTCAGCTACCACGGCGAGAACGACGAGGCCCATGTGCAAAAGCTCGATGCCTTTCTTAATGCCGACTGGATGACGGCGGCGATCGCCGCCCGCATTGTCAAAACGGCCCAGGTCACCGCCCGCCTGTACCGCCTGCAACTAGAAGAGATTGACCTATGACCTATACCCCCGTGCCCCACAACCGGCAAGACCCTAACTATTGGGATGCTATCTATGCCGACTGGGCCATCCCCCTCGACCCCACCGCCAAGGCCTACATGGTCAAAGACCTGCAAAGCTGGTCGCGCTCCTACCTGCTGCTGCCGATCAAGCTCTTCGCCAACCTGGTCATGGCTTTGATTATGACGCTCAAGCGGCTCTTGCCCTTTCAATTTCGCAACTACTGGCTGATGCACCAGTTAGCCGTCTGGTTTCTTAACACCTTCACTACTCCCGAAGCCTGCTACCTGATTGTGCGCCACTTTGCCATTGGCTCTAATATCGTCAATTTTTTAATCGACAATGGCCCCGACCCGACCCTGCCCCACGCCACTCTCTACCCTCGCCGGGTGGAGGACCTGGCCGCTAACGCTTTTTTAGAGCACGACATCAACCTCTACAACTTTGTGCTCGACTATCATCGCGCCCAAGAGCAGCACCCCAATTGGCTAGAGAGTGTACGTCAGCGAGGGCTCAGCTATGGGGGCATCCGCCCGGTGTCCGTCGAGATCGACATCACTCGGCGGGGCTGGCTCCAGGTGCTCGATATGGAGTCCTCCCTGGAGCTGTTCAAGATCTGCTATTCCCTCTGGGTCACCAGCGACGAGTTTGAGCGGGCAGTGCTTTCCCTTCAGTTCGACGAAAGTTTTGCCCTCTACTTTAGCCGGGTAACCGGCGACTACGCCTGGAACCACACCGTGAAGAACCGCCATCCCCTGGCTCCCAACAGCCCCTTTGGCTCAGCCCGCAATCTGCTGCTGCACGGTCTGGCCTCAGAGTCGCTCCAGCGCTATTTGGAGCTAGCCACGGCGGATAGCTGCCCTGAGGCTAAAGCTGTCGCAATAAACCGCGTTGCTCCTTAATGGCGCGATCGCATCTTTAGGGGCTTAGCATATTCTGAGAGGTTAGGTAAGCTAAAGGCAATGCCCTTTGCTCCATTGCCTTTATGCCCATCCTCCATCAAACCTGGGATAACAGCCACTTCTTCGCGGGCAGTGATGATCCCCAAATTGCCGCAACGGTTGAGCGGATCAAAGCGGAAATCGATACCCTATCCACCCTCTGCGCCCCGTTCATCGAGCACATCGAACCTGCCGAACCCCTTACTCAGGAAAAGTTTGAGGGGTTGCTGGCTCAAGTTAGAGCCGCCCACCAGCAGCGCACCGCCACCGCCAAACGCCTGGGCAACCTCCGCACCTTTATCTCCTCTATTCTCAGCGTTGACTCCCGCGACGCCAGCGCCAGCGAGTGGAAACCCACCCTGCAACAGCTCGGTGCCGAAATCAGTCAGGCCACTAAGGCCTTAGACATTTTTCTGCTGCGGGTCGACAACGCCTTTATCCAGGCCTTGATTGCCGATCCAGTCCTCGAAGAGCTGAGTTTCTCCCTGCTGCACCAGCGTCAGCTCAACGACCAGCTGCTCAGCCTAGCCGAAGAAAAGCTAATCACCGGCCTGGCCGTCAACGGCCTGCAGGGCTGGGGCAACCTCTACACCGAGCTATCGGGCACCCTGCAATGCACCGTGGCCGGTGACACTGTGGGCTTGGCCAAGGCCTTTAACCTGCTCAGCTCCCCCGATCGCACCCTGCGCTCCGAGGCTTGGCATGGGGTCAACGCCGCCTGGGAGAGCCGGGCCGAGACGGTTGCCACCGTTCTCAACGCCATCAACGGCTGGCGGCTAGAGGAAACCAAACAGCGATCGCGCCACCGCAGCCTGCACTACCTCGACAAAAGCTGCCACCAAAGCCGCATCGATCGCACCACCCTCGACGCCATGATGGAGGCTACATACCAGCGGCGTAGCCTCGGCCAGCGCGCCCTAACGGCCATGGGCAAAGTGCTCAAAATCGAGCCCATGGCCCCCTGGGATTTGTTTGCTCCGCCCCCGGCGGCAGACCAGAGCGGGGGGTTTGCCTTTGAGGCGGCGATCGAACTGGTCGCCGACGCCTTTCGACAGTTCAGCCCAGCCATGGGCGACTTTGCCATGATGATGGCCGAAAAGGGTTGGATTGACGCCCAACCGACCCCCAACCGGGCCACGGGGGCCTACTGCACCAGCTTCGCCGAGCCCAAAGAACCGCGCATCTTTATGACCTTCGAGGGCAGCATGAACAACGTGCTGACCCTGGCTCACGAACTGGGCCATGCCTGGCACAACTGGGTTATGCAGGATCTGCCCCGCTACAAAACCTTTTACCCCATGACCCTGGCCGAAACCGCCAGCATCTTCGGCGAAACCCTGGTGCGCGATGCTCTGTTTGAGCAGGCCAGTACCCCCGAGCAGAAGCTCAAAATTGCCTGGGAAGAAGGGTCTGCGGCGGCGACATTCTTGCTCAATATTCCAGCTCGGTTCACCTTTGAGCAAAAACTGGTCGAGTCCCGCAAGCAGGGGTTTGTGATTGCTGACAATCTCAAGACCATGATGCGCGACAGTTGGCAGCACTGGTACGAAGACAGCCTGGCCAGCTATGACGACATGTTTTGGGCCAGCAAGCTACATTTCTCGATCGCAGAGCTGGGCTTCTACAACTATCCCTACCTGTTTGGCTATCTGTTTAGCCTGGGCATCTACGCCCAAAAAGACCAATACGGCGCTCAGTTTAACGACCTATACACCAAGCTGCTGCGCGACACCGGCAGCATGACGGCGGAGGATGTCGTGCTGCGTCATCTCCAGCAAGACATTCGCCAGCCTGAGTTTTGGCAGGACAGTTTAGACATTGTCGATCGCGCCGTCAGCCGATTAGAAAGCCTGGTGGTGTAGACGCAAGAATCCACAGCATAGTTATTGCCAGTCACTAGAGCCTTGTGCTGTGGCGAAGTTTGGCGATCGCCAAATTTCGCCTGC from Nodosilinea sp. FACHB-141 encodes:
- a CDS encoding DUF6999 family protein, with the protein product MTYTPVPHNRQDPNYWDAIYADWAIPLDPTAKAYMVKDLQSWSRSYLLLPIKLFANLVMALIMTLKRLLPFQFRNYWLMHQLAVWFLNTFTTPEACYLIVRHFAIGSNIVNFLIDNGPDPTLPHATLYPRRVEDLAANAFLEHDINLYNFVLDYHRAQEQHPNWLESVRQRGLSYGGIRPVSVEIDITRRGWLQVLDMESSLELFKICYSLWVTSDEFERAVLSLQFDESFALYFSRVTGDYAWNHTVKNRHPLAPNSPFGSARNLLLHGLASESLQRYLELATADSCPEAKAVAINRVAP
- a CDS encoding 3-oxoacyl-[acyl-carrier-protein] synthase III C-terminal domain-containing protein gives rise to the protein MTSFTPFDRAQPRAAYITHIGKCLPGDPIANDEMEAYLGQVGDRPSRVKARILKSNGIQQRYYALDRQQQTTLSNSQMAAAAVRDTLAQAELDPKTIDLLACATTWPDLLVPGFASMVHGELPELASVEATSHQGVCCAGVAALKYAAAQVQLSQKRQAIAVASELASRLFKHTRFEAETAHQARAALPFDTEFLRWMLSDGAGACLVSDRPSASGLSLKVEWIESVSHANSHPLCMYAGVDTPTALTSWMDFPDQGAAAAAGALNLRQNIRLLDQVVQLGVEGWIRLIEAGRVHPDQVDWLLCHYSSHFFRSQIINLLEQAGCMIPEERWFTNLYTRGNTGCASIYLMLEELFNSGKLWPGQQIFCFVPESGRFTTAYMLLTVVEATGPSQDFNATLLPATAAIASPDRPPSATAALETETPDTVSEALLRQLMLVWLTFERELRSVPIVRRLHRGEFTLADYRALLRALRPQVVDGARWIARAASNMTDFELRSHLIGHARDEHRDFQMLERDYVSVGGQLEEILEAEQNIGSEALSSFIFQRASRENPIDLLGSIFIVEGLGNRMAGQWAALIQQSLGLDKTQISFLSYHGENDEAHVQKLDAFLNADWMTAAIAARIVKTAQVTARLYRLQLEEIDL
- a CDS encoding M3 family oligoendopeptidase; translation: MPILHQTWDNSHFFAGSDDPQIAATVERIKAEIDTLSTLCAPFIEHIEPAEPLTQEKFEGLLAQVRAAHQQRTATAKRLGNLRTFISSILSVDSRDASASEWKPTLQQLGAEISQATKALDIFLLRVDNAFIQALIADPVLEELSFSLLHQRQLNDQLLSLAEEKLITGLAVNGLQGWGNLYTELSGTLQCTVAGDTVGLAKAFNLLSSPDRTLRSEAWHGVNAAWESRAETVATVLNAINGWRLEETKQRSRHRSLHYLDKSCHQSRIDRTTLDAMMEATYQRRSLGQRALTAMGKVLKIEPMAPWDLFAPPPAADQSGGFAFEAAIELVADAFRQFSPAMGDFAMMMAEKGWIDAQPTPNRATGAYCTSFAEPKEPRIFMTFEGSMNNVLTLAHELGHAWHNWVMQDLPRYKTFYPMTLAETASIFGETLVRDALFEQASTPEQKLKIAWEEGSAAATFLLNIPARFTFEQKLVESRKQGFVIADNLKTMMRDSWQHWYEDSLASYDDMFWASKLHFSIAELGFYNYPYLFGYLFSLGIYAQKDQYGAQFNDLYTKLLRDTGSMTAEDVVLRHLQQDIRQPEFWQDSLDIVDRAVSRLESLVV